The Chryseobacterium glaciei DNA window TATTATAGATGGAGTAATTATCGTTAAAGAAATGATGTCTAAAGATGAAATGAATTCATGGGTGAATTTATTTTTAGAAAAAGACTTAAATATTTTCAAAGCACCATCTGTTCAAAAATTGCGAGATAATGATCTAGGAGTTTCCATCAGAAATCTTCAAATTGAGGATCTATTGAACAGAAAACCTATAAAAATTGAAAACGAAGAGGTTAAGAGCAGACATTACAATAAAAACGTTTTAGTAACGGGCGGTGCCGGATCTATCGGTAGTGAAATTGTAAGACAGGTAGCTCAATTTAATCCTTCATTGATTGTTGTATTAGACCAAGCTGAAACGCCATTATATGATATAGAATTGGAAATGAAGGATAAATTTCCTCATATCAGATTCAAATTTGTTCTGGCAGATGTTTCAAACAAACATAGAATTGAACCATTGTTTCAGATGTACAACTTTTCAATGGTTTATCATGCTGCGGCCTATAAACATGTTCCTTTGGTTGAGGAAAATCCTCACGAAGCTATATTAGTTAATATTTTAGGATCAAAAAATGTATCTACTCTATCAAGTAAATATAAAGTGAACAGATTTGTAATGGTTTCTACAGATAAGGCCGTTAATCCTACAAATGTGATGGGAGCTTCTAAAAGAGCATCGGAGTTATTTGTGCAGTCATTACAGAATGTAGAAGGGAATGTAACTAAATTCATTACCACAAGGTTTGGAAATGTTTTGGGATCTAATGGATCTGTTATCCCACATTTCAAAAGGCAGATTGAAGCTGGAGGACCAGTCACTATTACTCATCCAGATATTGTAAGATATTTCATGACCATTCCTGAAGCTTGTGAATTGGTTTTACAGGCTGGAACAATGGGGAAAGGAGGCGAGATTTTTGTATTTGATATGGGAGATCCTGTAAAAATATTAGATCTGGCCAAAAGAATGATAAAACTGTCTGGTTTTGAACCGGAAATTGATATCAAAATAATTTATACAGGTTTAAGACCTGGAGAAAAACTATATGAAGAGCTATTGAGTGATAATGCGAAAACTCTTCCTACTCATAATGACAAAATTATGATTTCTAAAGATCCAACGATGAATTTCTCGGATATAGAAGCTTTGGTAAATACGATAACGAGAGCTTCAATAAGAAGGGATAAAGTAGATGTAGTAAAGATTTTAAAGATAATTGTTCCAGAATTTAGGAGTAATAATTCTGTCTAT harbors:
- a CDS encoding polysaccharide biosynthesis protein; the encoded protein is MYNSLRNKIFGGDNVVNLSDVRYLPRWIILVIDIIILVVSLFLSTYIIEKISIKEFIYHDNESIVFVSIILVNVIFMYFFKTYAGIIRHSTFIDLFKLLISCFCTMFIVATINMIYFWTTGEKFILTPYLILYFIISFMGLFLFRLYVKEFFHIVREYRRSALKKRILVLGIDEQSIAIARAILDNPSLPYQVVGFLTQRTDSKRASLLGKPIYEKKRIEENSKEDLIIDGVIIVKEMMSKDEMNSWVNLFLEKDLNIFKAPSVQKLRDNDLGVSIRNLQIEDLLNRKPIKIENEEVKSRHYNKNVLVTGGAGSIGSEIVRQVAQFNPSLIVVLDQAETPLYDIELEMKDKFPHIRFKFVLADVSNKHRIEPLFQMYNFSMVYHAAAYKHVPLVEENPHEAILVNILGSKNVSTLSSKYKVNRFVMVSTDKAVNPTNVMGASKRASELFVQSLQNVEGNVTKFITTRFGNVLGSNGSVIPHFKRQIEAGGPVTITHPDIVRYFMTIPEACELVLQAGTMGKGGEIFVFDMGDPVKILDLAKRMIKLSGFEPEIDIKIIYTGLRPGEKLYEELLSDNAKTLPTHNDKIMISKDPTMNFSDIEALVNTITRASIRRDKVDVVKILKIIVPEFRSNNSVYEVLDK